The Cottoperca gobio chromosome 8, fCotGob3.1, whole genome shotgun sequence genome contains the following window.
tgtgATAATTTAGGGTTCATGCtctcatttttacttttacaccaTGTCCTAACtcctaactctctctctctctctctctctctctctctctctctctctctctctctctctctctctctctctcgctctctctctctctctctctctctctctctctctctcgctctctctctctctctctctcaaataaATCTCAGCTGCTGCTGGTCTTGGACAGGGTGGGTATCCCCTTCATCAGACATTGCCAATTATATCCGGCTcgtaataatattattatccaatatgtctatcctgttctaTAAATGTCGACCTTGTTTGGGCCTGgatgtagtcccagtttttaatttcgGCCCTCTCtttgattgagtttgacacccctgcctaaATGTTGCAGGGAAGTCACCTGGTGAGGCTGTGTGATAATTTAACGGTTCGTCTTATGGGCCTCCGCCACAATCTAATAACAATATGCAAATGTGGAAGCTTGTCTAAAAACACAGACTTGAGAGGATCAGGCATTTTCATGTTCAGATTCTGAATGGAGCCGAGAACGCACATTAGATCACGTTTCACGCAGCAGAAAGTCAGCTGCTACTCCTACTTTGCCTTGTAAACCGATCATTTGCTTGTGAGTGTTTCTTCACCCTTATTTAAAGGTCACGTGAGAAGCTGCTTTAGcatcttcctttcctttctggTGAATAATTGatagtgtttttaaaaatcaaaagatTACTCACAAACCACTTCAGTCTTCCCCAGATTATACTCCCTTGGATGACTTTTCCTCTTATTTTCCGTATTTTTGTAATAGCTTTCCATGTTAGAATCGGTCCTAAGTTAAATATTGATGTAATTTAGACAAATGCAGAAGTAGCGAGAGTCTATGTCCCATacaatatgttttcaatgtgtGTTCTTACAGGCTATGGTGAGGGAGCAACAGGATACCTCGGTCCCATGGCAGGCAATGGCTACGGTAAGTGGCAACTCATCAGCAACAAGAAGTTCAAATTCTACCTGTCAAATTGTTACAGAAGATAACATAGAAGACAAtttcaatataaaaaacaaatctttatcCTTGAAACGTGGATTGTCTGCCGTCCCTCTTCATTCTGTTTGGTGTCAGAGGGAATCTGCATCAAAGCCCTCGCTGACAGGAGTGATGATATTCAGGAtcctttgtgtttagtgttgttTTGAGATGTTGGTGCAAAGTCTTTGTCTTCTGGTATTTCACATGCATGCAGAagattttctttcctttttgtttctggGTACAGTCAGAAATGTCAAATACGGCACTGACTTGAATATATAAACTTCTTTTCTCAAATTAAATgattagttttaaatgtttttaacatatAGCTCCTTCTCTCAGCAGGCTATGGGAATGGTTACGGCGATGGTCACGGTGCTGGTGagtgtcatttaaataaaaacgaTGGGAAGTTAAGGACAACTCATTAGTCATTAGCTCACAGACAACATTATAATGCTAATTAGAACTATGTTTCAGGCCTTGGTTACCCTTCAGAGTTAGCTGATGGTGCTGAGAACAAAGCAGGGAAGCATCAAGGTAACAATTGTGCGGCGTTATAACCTCCTTAAACCCACAACAGGCGATGGCACTAACCCGTAGACTAACCTGTGACGTTTTACAGCTTAAAAAAATAAGAGGCCGCCAACGAAACACCCGTGTCCAGTGTTGTATTTAATCCACTGGGTGTAGCTATTGTCTCTTATTTAAAGAAGCTGAGCAGTTTAATCTGGTGGTTTCTGACTTCCTGCTAATATAGATGCTTTTCACATAGTACTTTAATTTAAAGCTGTGAATCAGTTAATGGATGAACAGTAACTCACCTGCATGTTAACGGTTTCTTTCCTGATTTTTCCAGCCCTCGGTGCAGGAGGCCATGCCGGTCAAGTCCAGGGTGCGTATGGTAAGAGATTTAAGGATGGAGCAGCATCAGCGATAACACTGAGTGTTCCTCTGGCTGCCATACActtacaaataaacacatggaAACACTAAACTTGAAGTGTGAACGATTCCACCAAGGATGTACAATCCAATTCACACAATTTAGAATAAAATCTATTACtttttttagaaaatgtatCAAGCTGGAAGGAAATAAGCTCCTTGAATTCCCCAACAAGAGCTCTGTATGAATATATTTCCTGTGGTTTTGTCACTGAAGCCTCCCGTGTCCTCTTTCAGGAGCACTTGGTGCGGGACTCGACTCAACTGGTGGCAAATATGGTGAGCAGCGCTGACATGACCTCATCCTTCTGTCACACTATTAGTCAGGCTTCTGTCAATGTGGCTTTCCATGCATGAGTCAGACTTGAACTAGTGGATAGCACGGAGCTGGTTTACAGCATGTAAAAGTGTTACACGAGAGAAGAAACATGTGTACTTTGTCCAGctgatctttttttctccttgcaggaggaggagctgctcaGGTTCCTTATGGTCATGCTCCAGTGATTCCTACGGGACTGGAGGGTAAGAGTTGCATGTCCTTCACACTTCAATAAGAGTATACTTGTATTACAGTGCCCATCAtagtaaaatatatgaaatgtatgcaCGTAATAAGAAGCCTACAGTGGCCTTAGAAAATACTtatttctgattggctgcctgGTGTCGGCGTGGAAAGTTAAATTAAATGGAATAGTTTGACGTTTTGGCGTCTATTTGCTTACATGCTGAGAGCTTGGATGAAAAGATCAACACATTTCTACAGCAAATATTAAGTACACAATTCCCTGTAAATAgtaaaattattgtttttgtacagattaataCGACATCTTCATTTGTGAGCTTCAGAAGATTTAGCCGTTTCCCTCTGTACtgtctgtttccagtctttttgctaagctaagctaactgaccacacagacatgagagtggtttCAATCTTCTGAAGTTAAACTGACTTGGTGGCCATGGTGTAAGCATAATAATAAACTCCAAGGTGTACGGATTAGCTTTCTCGCGTCCACCTCATTCACACTTTGcatgacacatttacatttatttttgagatTTGCAAGCTGACATTTAGTCACGTCTGTTTATTGAGTCGCGTACTAAGGGCCTCAAAAAGCTGTacaaacaataatgaaaataaaatcaacatatGGGCCCTCATCAACTCCAACGAAGAAATACAAACTGCATTCTCATTGTGTCGCACGACATCGCAGCTACCAGAACAATTGAATAGTTAACGGATATAATTGTCACACCATTAGGTGATGGGAGTTACCCGTATCCTGCCCAGCAGCTCAACCTCGGGGCTGAAGGTGTCAAATCCGCCAACAAATACGGTGAGAATGCGTGTGatggaaacatgtttttttctgtagCAGCGAGGTGTTGgctagtttttatttatttaaccagatGAGTCCCAGTGAGGTCGAAACCCTCAGTAAAGCAGATAATAGAGAAAATGGTTAATAATGCTAATTAAGAACACAAAGTTATAGTTAGTTAGTTTCTCTCCCGTCTCTGTCTTTGCATTATGGGACAGACagcagatatacagtatgtcttgtGATCGGAGATAAGATGCgatgaggctgtgtgtgtttgtgtctccattTCATTGTTACCCCTATTTAAGTCCAATATcgacatgttttgtgttgtttcaggAGCCGCTGCACGATATGGAGTTCAGCAAACAGGTGAATGTTCATGCACTCACCCAAAGAATCACACACCCATGCACAAGGCCCTACTGTGTGTCCTCTTTCACACCAGTGCATCACATTGCAAGTAACAGATGTGGCTGCATGAGAATGACAGTAATAAGTATTTTTAGTATCGGTATGTCGTGCATAATTGAGATTTTAATTTTTAAGTAAACACTCTAGCTGTGCACATTTCTCCAGCAACTCCTGAAGTCCAAAAATCATatcaaaaatgtactttgtctgtttttaaaaatgtaacttcttTGCTTGCGTTTAATAAGGTTACGGCGCACAACTAGGAGCAACTCAAGATGCCTTGGGTAAGCAAGAAACCCTCAGACTGTGCTACAAAATAGCTTTCATATCTAATTATTCTGCTGTCTTAATAttattggaaacatttttttccctgagtaaaacaaacaaagcaaagctATTTTTGGAAAACGAACTCTgtattctgtctttttttacatGCTCTGAACATGAACTTCTACTTAAATTGCTGTAACACCAAAAGTACAACTGCATGCATTATGGATTACTTTTCACTCAAGGGTGTAGGGCCTGCATAGTGAGTTGGCTGAGTCCTCTTAATAAAAGTCCAAACCTGTTTTTGCAAGGTTTTACCGAACTTTCAAACCTCTCTTTCTTGCTGCTGCAATTTCCTTCTAAATGCATTTATAACATTGAACTTTGATCCTTTGATAGGAGAGCAACCCGGAAAATATGGCAGAGTGAACGGTGCCCTTGGAAATGGATACAAAGGTGAGAATGACGAAATGTTTACAATTGGTGCATGAAGGTCTAGTTAAAACTTCCACCAAGGGGGATTGTGTGATTTCATTACCTCTGCTTACGTTGTGTTGCAGTCATGTGTTTGTCATCAACCAATCAAATTcttctctgcccccccccccttgtccTCTTTGTCTCAGGCTAATTCAAACGACCTGGAAGTCTTCAAGTTGATCATTTCCATTATGTGTTCAGTGTAATGTGTTTGTAAGCTCTTTGTGTTTTACTCCACTTTGTCCTGTTGTGTtgtctgttttgtcttttgctttattttccCCTCTTGTCTCTAAGTGAGCATATGTTACCTGTTTGTCTTGTTGGTCAAAAACACGCTGTGCCCCACCTGTCTTATTCTGTTAACACTGAAACAAGTGGTGATGGATGAACATAAATGTTTAAGTGCAAGAAATGTGCCTCaatgttttgaaaataaatattaaaacgatgattttactgttttaatCCAATAAATTATATGTCAAATTATGCTGAATAGAAGCCTGTGAGTAAAACAATTGTACACAGTGTTCTGTGTAATAGCGGTTGGCAAAGCCTCATCCGTACACAGGAAGTGTTACCACTTCCTTTCtctgaaacactgaaatgaaaactaaatgtattgagATGAAACATCAAATACTACGAACAGTTAAGATATTATGCTTTTATTCTGGATAAACAGACATCATGTCACAAATACGCtaaataatgacaaaataaaaatgtataaaacacacCAGTACATGTTATAGATGTTACAGATACAGAAATACACAGATACAGAAATACACAGATACagaaatacacagtatataaaAACAACCAAATTATCTTGTCTTTGAATACTGAACATACCAGATATAAGGAACTTTTGCCATAATTGAGTTGAAACCGCTTTgtcaacatataaaacattctTCCCCAACAAACATACTTCTCATTCTTTGTGTAAATTTGGGATTTAATGAGTGATGTCAGGGTTTTGCTTACACCTAATAGAAAGAGTAATATTGCTGTATAAGCATCAGTGAAGCCAAACATGTGTTATATCACATCAAACCTTTGAGTGTCCGCAGTGACACTCTGGTTTCTCTGTGCGCTCGTCTCGTTCACAAACACACCCATCTTTAACAGAATGGCTTTTGGAACAGGGTGTGCATGACGGGACACATACAGCCCCTTCAGACTTTGACTCATAGGCGAAGCTTTATAGTCCTGGCATAAACCTCCACTCAGACTCGGAGCACATTTCACCTCCAGTTTGTAGAACAGCTGGCCATGTTGCAGGTTACAGAGATCCTCCTTGACTCCAGCAGACAGAACTTGCTCACATTCTCCCAACAGGTCGTCATCCCAGTTGTTGTCCTGATCCCACACTTCAAATCTCACTTTATGTCCTGAGGACAAATCCTGAGTACCCAGGTCGAAGACCGTGGCCCAGTGTGGgtagttgttgttgtaaatGACAGGGGTACGCCGGGTTATCTGCTTGCTAAAAAACACCTTGACGTAGCCGTCCGTGGCTGTGCTGTGGTCTCCCCAAAGTCCAGCAGCTCGTCGTACAGTGATGATGACCCGTGCCATGCCCTTACGGGTCGGGCAGCAGTCTTGGTTTACAGCGGGGTCATTGTGGCATTGGCACACGCAGGTATCCCTTGGGTCGCTCTTGATGCCGGCCTGACAGCGGTCACTGCAGTTCTTCAACAGGGCTTTCTCCAGGATGTAATGGCTAATGGCTGAGCGCAGGTTCTTCCGGTCAGGGGTGTTAGTAGGCAGTAACTCATGAAGCGAGTCCAGGGAATACGAGACTATGTCTGGGTTCTGTGGTAGTGAGTTCAGCCAATCTTTGTAGGCTGATGGATTTTTgtcagcagagaagagaaggtcTGGCTCCGTCGTATGGCCCCCCTTTATTTCTGTGAACCTGCGAAGGAGAGAGTTGATACCCATGTGGTTTTTCTGGTgctaaaaataatcatttatttgagtGTGTACAGTCAAAGTATGTAGATAAATTAGGGAAGCAAATACTAGTCAattagtcaatcaacagaaaaatgatcgccaactattttgataatcgattaatagatgaaaaagtatattataggagcaaaaatggcagaaaattatgttttcagccatgttttatatcatattagactgaatatctttggattttggactgacaagacaagaacattaaagacatcaccttcgGCAGgtgaatcgataatgaaaataaacgtTTGTTGCaggctaaaaaagaaaaacatgataaATTATATTAGAAAATACCTGTCGTTGAAGAGGCTGTTGAAGGATGATTTACTGTCCATCTTCTCAAGGTCCTTCTGGCAGTGTTTTGCTTCAGTTTTTATCGTAACTCTGATGCTGGCGGACGCCTCAACATCCAGGCACATCTGCACATCCTCCGTGCTGATGCCCTGCAGACTAGCCTGGCACTGCCTGATGCTCGTCACAGATTGAACACTTCCTCCCATTTTCACCTggaattatatatttatacacaaactGCATAAGCAAATGTATTACTTTGTTCTAAATAATTTGAAATTGCTTATATTTTCCATAAGTTTACTTCACCTTGGTGATGTAATGGGTGCCAAAGTTGTCAATCAGTTTGTAAAATCGTTGCTTGTATTCAGGGCTGTAGATTTTAGGGAGCTGTTTCactgcttttttaaattctcTGTGCAACTTGGGAGCGCTGGACACTCTGTAGCTGTTTGCAGTGAGACCAGACAAAAAAGGTGCAATATGAATCAAGTGCAGAAAAGTATTGCATTCATTTTCAAAGCTAGGAAAGTGTGTGTAGAAAGGTTTCGCCCCAGCCCTCATCCTCTCACCTGTAGTACTCACAGGACATGCTTTGGCTTGTGAAGCTGAACTTGTCATTCTTAGTTTTCTCCATGGAGTATTCGGCCAATTTAGAATGAGTGCCAGCGAGCATCAATGAGGCGCTTTTAAGACCCACATTAACATCAAGATTGACCTTCCAGTTGTTCTCCACAGAAGAGGAGCTGGAACTGACCAGAGACTCACTGGATCGGTGGAGCGTACTGGACACTTTCATGCTGCAGGACTGCTTTGGTATCCAGTCCACCACTGACAAGGGGagcttttgctttttgttctcCATGTAGGGGTTGCTGCACAGGATGCATGTTTTGTCCTTGTGCTTCCACTGATTCATGTCGAGCACAAAGGCTCCCTTACGTTCCATTTTGGTGATATCAAAGCCTTCCCCGGCCATATTGGTACCCGGAGCAAATTCTGCATCCACACACTGCCTGGGTGTCCCCTCTGTGCACGCTGGATACGTACACTGAgggagggacagcaggaggCTGGCATAGACGCACATATTCaacagaaacatgaacatgaaggtGATGATGCAAACTGATGGTTTCTcctgaaaaagaaacatgattGATAAGCAGGTGAAGCAGTTCATTAGTACACCACTTCTATCATGTGGTTCATATTCAGTGTGAGTTTTATCTGCACAATAGATCAGTTTCACTTTGGAGAAATAACTCTTTATCTTCCTTTCTTCTTGCTCTTGTGGTGTACCTCAAGGCCCTATTTTAGGACATTTTTAATACGCTTTCATTTGGGTTTGCTTATAAAAAACATCccaaatgcttttttttgtgaatgttttattaggaaaataattaattcaatGCTGTTTGTTTGGCCTAAAGGAAACacccaatgtgtgtgttaccagaACACTTGGTCGGGCACGTTTAAGACCtttcttgtttgccacaaggGGTCAATCACTGGATGACCACAAACAAGTTATACGGCTAAATGAGAGTATGAAATGGTTTAAGTGTCTCGTTTGAATTTGCCTTAAAATGTGATAAACTGTCAGTAGTAGAAGCTTTTATGTCATCTGTCTTCTGGAGATCAGGAGAGTGTTTTACATGTTTCTATGTCCTAGCATCGTAACTTTCTTTATGTGAGTCAGCCAGTCATCCTTTCCTTATCTGCAGTGTGTCAAGAATCTCCTCACtggtgacaaaaagagagataaatGATGTATATAGttgatttaaagatgttttttattgtctttcaaGCACTGCATggcttttaaaaagtgtatcTTATAGATCTCTTTAGCCCCTACTGTAACTTTAGACTTCTTAGATGTTGTGATCAACGACTCTCCCTTCTACACTCTTAGTCAAACTCTCAAGGTGATCAAACATTTTCCACTGTTGCCCCCCAGACTGTGGGACATTTAGCCCTCACTGTCAGGCCTTCATAGTCCATCGCCATATTTAAAATCCTGCCTTCAGACCAATCTTATTACAACGGCATCTTAGTCTCCACAACGATCACGACTACACGATTGCTTTGTCAGTatttgctctataaataaatggaCTTGACTTGCAGCTAAATAGCTTCCTGAACGTTTGAAACTACTGCGCctacaaatataacaaaaccaAACTATACAATAGAATTACTCGATGATACAGCAATAAACAGTTTACCGGAACACAATACTAAATAACCCTCAAGGGAAAGAAGATTTCAGTATGAATGCGTCTGCTTACACTCACCTT
Protein-coding sequences here:
- the LOC115012867 gene encoding glycine-rich cell wall structural protein 2 isoform X3 produces the protein MGQGGKRVYGAGLGTLPGYGALAGYGYPGARPGIGLGYPTGQKAKKQKPGYMGGAGNYLGASLGAGGHGAGVGQGAYLGGAAGKLGAAAGLGQGYGEGATGYLGPMAGNGYAGYGNGYGDGHGAGLGYPSELADGAENKAGKHQALGAGGHAGQVQGAYGALGAGLDSTGGKYGGGAAQVPYGHAPVIPTGLEGDGSYPYPAQQLNLGAEGVKSANKYGAAARYGVQQTGYGAQLGATQDALGEQPGKYGRVNGALGNGYKG
- the LOC115012867 gene encoding glycine-rich cell wall structural protein 2 isoform X1, translating into MGQGGKRVYGAGLGTLPGYGALAGYGYPGARPGIGLGYPTGQKAKKQKPGYMGGAGNYLGASLGAGGHGAGVGQGAYLGGAAGKLGAAAGLGQGYGEGATGYLGPMAGNGYAGYGNGYGDGHGAGLGYPSELADGAENKAGKHQALGAGGHAGQVQGAYGALGAGLDSTGGKYGGGAAQVPYGHAPVIPTGLEGDGSYPYPAQQLNLGAEGVKSANKYGAAARYGVQQTGYGAQLGATQDALGEQPGKYGRVNGALGNGYKGENDEMFTIGA
- the LOC115012867 gene encoding glycine-rich cell wall structural protein 2 isoform X2: MGQGGKRVYGAGLGTLPGYGALAGYGYPGARPGIGLGYPTGQKAKKQKPGYMGGAGNYLGASLGAGGHGAGVGQGAYLGGAAGKLGAAAGLGQGYGEGATGYLGPMAGNGYAGYGNGYGDGHGAGLGYPSELADGAENKAGKHQALGAGGHAGQVQGALGAGLDSTGGKYGGGAAQVPYGHAPVIPTGLEGDGSYPYPAQQLNLGAEGVKSANKYGAAARYGVQQTGYGAQLGATQDALGEQPGKYGRVNGALGNGYKGENDEMFTIGA
- the LOC115012867 gene encoding glycine-rich cell wall structural protein 1.0 isoform X7 is translated as MGQGGKRVYGAGLGTLPGYGALAGYGYPGARPGIGLGYPTGQKAKKQKPGYMGGAGNYLGASLGAGGHGAGVGQGAYLGGAAGKLGAAAGLGQGYGEGATGYLGPMAGNGYGYGNGYGDGHGAALGAGGHAGQVQGALGAGLDSTGGKYGGGAAQVPYGHAPVIPTGLEGDGSYPYPAQQLNLGAEGVKSANKYGAAARYGVQQTGYGAQLGATQDALGEQPGKYGRVNGALGNGYKGENDEMFTIGA
- the LOC115012867 gene encoding glycine-rich cell wall structural protein 2 isoform X4, whose amino-acid sequence is MGQGGKRVYGAGLGTLPGYGALAGYGYPGARPGIGLGYPTGQKAKKQKPGYMGGAGNYLGASLGAGGHGAGVGQGAYLGGAAGKLGAAAGLGQGYGEGATGYLGPMAGNGYAGYGNGYGDGHGAALGAGGHAGQVQGAYGALGAGLDSTGGKYGGGAAQVPYGHAPVIPTGLEGDGSYPYPAQQLNLGAEGVKSANKYGAAARYGVQQTGYGAQLGATQDALGEQPGKYGRVNGALGNGYKGENDEMFTIGA
- the LOC115012867 gene encoding glycine-rich cell wall structural protein 1.8 isoform X6; translated protein: MGQGGKRVYGAGLGTLPGYGALAGYGYPGARPGIGLGYPTGQKAKKQKPGYMGGAGNYLGASLGAGGHGAGVGQGAYLGGAAGKLGAAAGLGQGYGEGATGYLGPMAGNGYAGYGNGYGDGHGAALGAGGHAGQVQGALGAGLDSTGGKYGGGAAQVPYGHAPVIPTGLEGDGSYPYPAQQLNLGAEGVKSANKYGAAARYGVQQTGYGAQLGATQDALGEQPGKYGRVNGALGNGYKGENDEMFTIGA
- the LOC115012867 gene encoding glycine-rich cell wall structural protein 1.0 isoform X5 — protein: MGQGGKRVYGAGLGTLPGYGALAGYGYPGARPGIGLGYPTGQKAKKQKPGYMGGAGNYLGASLGAGGHGAGVGQGAYLGGAAGKLGAAAGLGQGYGEGATGYLGPMAGNGYGYGNGYGDGHGAALGAGGHAGQVQGAYGALGAGLDSTGGKYGGGAAQVPYGHAPVIPTGLEGDGSYPYPAQQLNLGAEGVKSANKYGAAARYGVQQTGYGAQLGATQDALGEQPGKYGRVNGALGNGYKGENDEMFTIGA
- the LOC115012866 gene encoding perforin-1-like isoform X2, with the protein product MFMFLLNMCVYASLLLSLPQCTYPACTEGTPRQCVDAEFAPGTNMAGEGFDITKMERKGAFVLDMNQWKHKDKTCILCSNPYMENKKQKLPLSVVDWIPKQSCSMKVSSTLHRSSESLVSSSSSSVENNWKVNLDVNVGLKSASLMLAGTHSKLAEYSMEKTKNDKFSFTSQSMSCEYYSYRVSSAPKLHREFKKAVKQLPKIYSPEYKQRFYKLIDNFGTHYITKVKMGGSVQSVTSIRQCQASLQGISTEDVQMCLDVEASASIRVTIKTEAKHCQKDLEKMDSKSSFNSLFNDRFTEIKGGHTTEPDLLFSADKNPSAYKDWLNSLPQNPDIVSYSLDSLHELLPTNTPDRKNLRSAISHYILEKALLKNCSDRCQAGIKSDPRDTCVCQCHNDPAVNQDCCPTRKGMARVIITVRRAAGLWGDHSTATDGYVKVFFSKQITRRTPVIYNNNYPHWATVFDLGTQDLSSGHKVRFEVWDQDNNWDDDLLGECEQVLSAGVKEDLCNLQHGQLFYKLEVKCAPSLSGGLCQDYKASPMSQSLKGLYVSRHAHPVPKAILLKMGVFVNETSAQRNQSVTADTQRFDVI
- the LOC115012866 gene encoding perforin-1-like isoform X1 produces the protein MNCFTCLSIMFLFQEKPSVCIITFMFMFLLNMCVYASLLLSLPQCTYPACTEGTPRQCVDAEFAPGTNMAGEGFDITKMERKGAFVLDMNQWKHKDKTCILCSNPYMENKKQKLPLSVVDWIPKQSCSMKVSSTLHRSSESLVSSSSSSVENNWKVNLDVNVGLKSASLMLAGTHSKLAEYSMEKTKNDKFSFTSQSMSCEYYSYRVSSAPKLHREFKKAVKQLPKIYSPEYKQRFYKLIDNFGTHYITKVKMGGSVQSVTSIRQCQASLQGISTEDVQMCLDVEASASIRVTIKTEAKHCQKDLEKMDSKSSFNSLFNDRFTEIKGGHTTEPDLLFSADKNPSAYKDWLNSLPQNPDIVSYSLDSLHELLPTNTPDRKNLRSAISHYILEKALLKNCSDRCQAGIKSDPRDTCVCQCHNDPAVNQDCCPTRKGMARVIITVRRAAGLWGDHSTATDGYVKVFFSKQITRRTPVIYNNNYPHWATVFDLGTQDLSSGHKVRFEVWDQDNNWDDDLLGECEQVLSAGVKEDLCNLQHGQLFYKLEVKCAPSLSGGLCQDYKASPMSQSLKGLYVSRHAHPVPKAILLKMGVFVNETSAQRNQSVTADTQRFDVI